Proteins encoded in a region of the Drosophila busckii strain San Diego stock center, stock number 13000-0081.31 chromosome 2L, ASM1175060v1, whole genome shotgun sequence genome:
- the LOC108597635 gene encoding uncharacterized protein LOC108597635, whose protein sequence is MWVILKFAAAAALCLLLHLQLIAARCNKPDDLPNGSILTRRNYLRFRCDRFYTLQGSQFLSCAANGRVTGERPVCARGGCEEPVDPQNGTVVLFRNFKAVLLCQDEYVVAGSAVAYCNGENWDRFLGSCRHRNHTQTHACDFESEDLCGWVTQMTLFQPWRRVATVNHFHTFQTGPRHDHTLLSRLGGHYMLMETNSLSTSVYHLMSPTYPRELSLKTACCFRFHYFMYGNGVGTLVVSVKPHSMPLDRMWQQYQNTTLKFSESGNRGNRWLEHTISIDEMPEDFEIVFSALNATNHLGDIAIDDVELLTGEACGGGELTTTTEDTKETMEPAVFDIMSCSQRCGQEAPLNVQIMGFVFKGCGCDDACVDREDCCPDFNVCISKREESTVELPTTTTTTTAATTTMSTTKRTTTTTAATTSTTKRRPTTTTTTTTTTVKPTTKSTTRRSTTTTKRTTTTTKRTTTTARTTTTKKPTTTTKRAALTTTTKRAPNTTTATSTTTSTTTSTTVPKPTQQPRIAWSVSYLDLQDDNDRNSSGNSVRFMWYLLFAIMLTIVLASVAYRWQNARRVTMDKVVSFKTNIAKLTKATFERKPRYKADSEATAALCDSDVTADEDSVQFEELGVDIRNVTEL, encoded by the exons ATGTGGGTTATActaaaatttgcagcagctgcagcgctttgtttattgctgcacttgcagctGATCGCAGCGCGTTGCAACAAGCCCGACGATCTGCCCAATGGCTCCATATTGACGCGACGCAATTATTTGAGATTTCGCTGCGATCGCTTCTATACACTGCAGGGCTCACAATTTCTAAGCTGCGCTGCCAATGGACGAGTCACGGGCGAGCGACCCGTGTGTGCGC GCGGCGGCTGTGAAGAGCCTGTGGATCCGCAGAATGGCACTGTGGTGCTGTTTCGCAACTTTAAGGCTGTGCTGCTTTGCCAGGACGAGTATGTGGTCGCCGGCAGCGCCGTGGCCTACTGCAATGGCGAGAACTGGGATCGCTTCTTAGGCAGCTGTCGGCATCGCAATCACACGCAGACGCATGCCTGCGATTTTGAAAGCGAAGATCTGTGCGGCTGGGTCACACAAATGACATTGTTTCAGCCCTGGCGACGCGTTGCCACCGTCAATCACTTTCATACATTCCAAACGGGTCCGCGACATGATCACACGCTGCTCAGTCGCCTTGGCGGACATTATATGTTGATGGAGACGAACAGCTTAAGCACAAGTGTCTATCACTTGATGTCGCCCACTTATCCGCGTGAGCTGAGCTTGAAGACAGCCTGCTGCTTTCGCTTCCACTACTTCATGTATGGCAATGGCGTGGGCACGCTGGTGGTGTCAGTGAAGCCGCATAGCATGCCACTGGATCGCATGTGGCAGCAATATCAGAATAC TACTTTGAAGTTCTCAGAGAGCGGCAATCGCGGCAATCGCTGGCTGGAGCATACGATTTCCATAGATGAGATGCCGGAggattttgaaattgttttcagCGCTTTGAATGCAACGAATCATTTGGGCGACATTGCCATCGATGATGTGGAGCTGCTAACGGGTGAGGCGTGCGGCGGTGGCGAGCTCACAACCACCACAGAGGACACCAAAGAGACCATGGAGCCGGCAGTGTTCGACATTATGTCTTGCAGTCAGCGCTGTGGCCAGGAAGCGCCATTGAACGTTCAGATTATGGGGTTTGTGTTCAAAGGCTGCGGCTGTGATGATGCGTGCGTGGATCGTGAGGATTGTTGTCCCGACTTTAATGTTTGCATTTCCAAGCGGGAGGAGTCTACAGTGGAGCtgcctacaacaacaacaacaacaacagcagcgactaCGACAATGTCCACAActaaaagaacaacaacaacaacagcagcaactacaagcaCTACAAAGCgcaggccaacaacaacaacaacgacgacgacaacaactgttaagccaacaacaaaatcaacaacacgtcgcagcacaacaacaactaagcgcacaacaacaaccactaagcgcacaacaacaacagccagaacaacaacaactaagaagccaacaactacaacaaaaagagctgcgctaacaacaacaaccaaaagaGCGCctaatacaacaacagcaacttcaacaacaacttcTACAACAACTTCCACAACTg TTCCAAAGCCCACCCAGCAGCCGCGCATTGCTTGGTCCGTCAGCTACTTGGATCTGCAGGATGACAACGATCGCAACTCCTCGGGCAATTCCGTACGCTTCATGTGGTATCTGCTCTTTGCCATTATGTTGACCATCGTGCTGGCCAGCGTCGCATATCGCTGGCAGAACGCCCGGCGTGTCACCATGGACAAGGTCGTCAGTTTTAAGACGAACATAGCCAAGCTAACCAAAGCAACATTTGAGCGCAAGCCACGCTACAAGGCTGACTCTGAGGCAACTGCAGCGCTCTGCGACTCCGATGTGACTGCCGATGAGGATAGTGTGCAGTTCGAGGAATTGGGCGTCGATATACGCAATGTAACTGAGCTATGA